A single region of the Globicephala melas chromosome 12, mGloMel1.2, whole genome shotgun sequence genome encodes:
- the ITPRIPL1 gene encoding inositol 1,4,5-trisphosphate receptor-interacting protein-like 1 isoform X2 — protein sequence MISMQRPPMAVISLLFLAVMYVVHHPLMVSDRMDLDTLARSRQLEKRMSEEMRQLELEFEERKRAAEEQQKAENFWRGDTSSDQLVPGKKDRGRPFQADGHEGPLGWMLGNLWNAGLFCFFLIFELLRQNMQHEPAFDSSSDDETEEVRVVPVTSYNWFTDFPPREALESFHKHQIQNVTRDLPCTCEFVESFVDDLIKACQVLSRREAHPQLEDCLGIGAAFEKWGTLHETQKFDILVPIVPPQGTMFALEMRDLALGRRCGRVRVESECVCKREKLLGDVLCLVHHHRDHSALLGKCNSSIKAAVCTGSYLDVCKTVQWFTNMVGNAWALVAHKYDFKLSLPPSTTSCKLRLDYRSGRFLSIRLVLGVQQEDSLVYLVSQAPDQEQLTSVDWPESFAACEHLFLKLVGRFAPENTCHLKCLQIILSLRDLQSLPQGASHPILTSYHFKTALMHLLLQLPLTDWQHGMLSQRLQDILWFLGQGLQRRSLHHFLIGNTFLPLTIPIPKTFRNAEPVNLFQHLVLNPMAHSQAVEEFHNLLTQVKALPCAPLAGAH from the exons ATGATCTCG ATGCAGAGGCCTCCAATGGCTGTGATAAGCCTTCTGTTCTTGGCAGTGATGTATGTCGTGCACCACCCTTTGATGGTCAGTGACCGGATGGACCTGGACACACTAGCCAGAAGTCGGCAGCTGGAGAAGCGGATGAGCGAGGAGATGCGCCAGTTAGAACTAGAGTTTGAAGAGAGGAAGCGAGCAGCTGAGGAGCAGCAGAAGGCAGAGAACTTCTGGAGAGGAGACACATCCAGTGACCAGTTAGTGCCGGGGAAGAAAGACAGGGGGCGGCCGTTCCAGGCGGATGGCCACGAGGGGCCGCTGGGCTGGATGCTGGGAAACCTGTGGAACGCTGGcctcttttgcttttttctcatctttgagCTCCTGCGACAGAACATGCAGCACGAGCCGGCCTTTGATTCCAGCAGCGATGATGAGACGGAGGAGGTCCGTGTCGTGCCTGTCACCTCCTACAACTGGTTTACCGACTTCCCCCCGAGGGAGGCCCTGGAATCCTTTCACAAACACCAGATCCAGAACGTCACCCGGGACCTGCCCTGCACCTGCGAGTTCGTGGAGAGCTTTGTGGACGACCTCATCAAGGCCTGTCAGGTGCTCAGCCGCCGGGAGGCTCACCCACAGTTGGAGGACTGCCTGGGCATCGGGGCTGCCTTCGAGAAATGGGGAACCCTCCACGAGACCCAGAAATTTGACATCCTGGTGCCCATTGTTCCCCCCCAGGGCACTATGTTTGCGCTGGAGATGAGGGATCTGGCCCTAGGCCGCCGCTGTGGCCGCGTGCGGGTCGAGTCGGAATGCGTGTGCAAGCGCGAGAAGCTTCTGGGGGACGTGTTGTGCCTGGTGCACCACCACAGGGACCACTCAGCCCTCCTGGGCAAGTGTAACAGCTCCATCAAGGCGGCTGTCTGCACCGGCTCCTACCTGGATGTGTGTAAGACCGTGCAGTGGTTCACGAACATGGTGGGCAACGCCTGGGCCCTCGTGGCCCACAAGTATGACTTCAAGCTCAGCCTGCCGCCGTCCACCACCTCCTGCAAGCTCAGGCTGGACTACCGCTCAGGCCGCTTTCTCTCAATCCGCCTGGTCCTGGGTGTGCAACAGGAAGACTCCTTGGTCTACCTGGTGAGTCAGGCCCCTGACCAGGAACAGCTCACCAGCGTGGACTGGCCCGAGTCCTTTGCAGCCTGTGAGCACTTGTTCCTAAAGCTGGTCGGGCGTTTTGCTCCCGAGAACACCTGTCACCTCAAGTGCCTCCAGATCATTTTGAGTCTCCGGGACCTTCAGAGTTTACCCCAGGGAGCATCCCACCCCATCCTCACCTCTTACCACTTCAAAACAGCCCTCATGCACCTGTTGCTGCAGCTGCCCCTCACAGACTGGCAGCATGGCATGCTCTCCCAGCGGCTCCAGGACATCCTCTGGTTCTTGGGCCAAGGCCTCCAGAGAAGGTCCCTCCATCATTTCCTCATTGGTAACACCTTCCTGCCCCTGACCATCCCGATCCCTAAGACATTTCGTAATGCTGAGCCCGTCAATCTCTTCCAACACCTGGTGCTAAACCCCATGGCACATTCACAGGCAGTGGAAGAGTTCCACAACCTTCTGACCCAGGTGAAAGCTCTGCCCTGTGCCCCGCTGGCTGGGGCACATTAA
- the ITPRIPL1 gene encoding inositol 1,4,5-trisphosphate receptor-interacting protein-like 1 isoform X3 gives MYVVHHPLMVSDRMDLDTLARSRQLEKRMSEEMRQLELEFEERKRAAEEQQKAENFWRGDTSSDQLVPGKKDRGRPFQADGHEGPLGWMLGNLWNAGLFCFFLIFELLRQNMQHEPAFDSSSDDETEEVRVVPVTSYNWFTDFPPREALESFHKHQIQNVTRDLPCTCEFVESFVDDLIKACQVLSRREAHPQLEDCLGIGAAFEKWGTLHETQKFDILVPIVPPQGTMFALEMRDLALGRRCGRVRVESECVCKREKLLGDVLCLVHHHRDHSALLGKCNSSIKAAVCTGSYLDVCKTVQWFTNMVGNAWALVAHKYDFKLSLPPSTTSCKLRLDYRSGRFLSIRLVLGVQQEDSLVYLVSQAPDQEQLTSVDWPESFAACEHLFLKLVGRFAPENTCHLKCLQIILSLRDLQSLPQGASHPILTSYHFKTALMHLLLQLPLTDWQHGMLSQRLQDILWFLGQGLQRRSLHHFLIGNTFLPLTIPIPKTFRNAEPVNLFQHLVLNPMAHSQAVEEFHNLLTQVKALPCAPLAGAH, from the coding sequence ATGTATGTCGTGCACCACCCTTTGATGGTCAGTGACCGGATGGACCTGGACACACTAGCCAGAAGTCGGCAGCTGGAGAAGCGGATGAGCGAGGAGATGCGCCAGTTAGAACTAGAGTTTGAAGAGAGGAAGCGAGCAGCTGAGGAGCAGCAGAAGGCAGAGAACTTCTGGAGAGGAGACACATCCAGTGACCAGTTAGTGCCGGGGAAGAAAGACAGGGGGCGGCCGTTCCAGGCGGATGGCCACGAGGGGCCGCTGGGCTGGATGCTGGGAAACCTGTGGAACGCTGGcctcttttgcttttttctcatctttgagCTCCTGCGACAGAACATGCAGCACGAGCCGGCCTTTGATTCCAGCAGCGATGATGAGACGGAGGAGGTCCGTGTCGTGCCTGTCACCTCCTACAACTGGTTTACCGACTTCCCCCCGAGGGAGGCCCTGGAATCCTTTCACAAACACCAGATCCAGAACGTCACCCGGGACCTGCCCTGCACCTGCGAGTTCGTGGAGAGCTTTGTGGACGACCTCATCAAGGCCTGTCAGGTGCTCAGCCGCCGGGAGGCTCACCCACAGTTGGAGGACTGCCTGGGCATCGGGGCTGCCTTCGAGAAATGGGGAACCCTCCACGAGACCCAGAAATTTGACATCCTGGTGCCCATTGTTCCCCCCCAGGGCACTATGTTTGCGCTGGAGATGAGGGATCTGGCCCTAGGCCGCCGCTGTGGCCGCGTGCGGGTCGAGTCGGAATGCGTGTGCAAGCGCGAGAAGCTTCTGGGGGACGTGTTGTGCCTGGTGCACCACCACAGGGACCACTCAGCCCTCCTGGGCAAGTGTAACAGCTCCATCAAGGCGGCTGTCTGCACCGGCTCCTACCTGGATGTGTGTAAGACCGTGCAGTGGTTCACGAACATGGTGGGCAACGCCTGGGCCCTCGTGGCCCACAAGTATGACTTCAAGCTCAGCCTGCCGCCGTCCACCACCTCCTGCAAGCTCAGGCTGGACTACCGCTCAGGCCGCTTTCTCTCAATCCGCCTGGTCCTGGGTGTGCAACAGGAAGACTCCTTGGTCTACCTGGTGAGTCAGGCCCCTGACCAGGAACAGCTCACCAGCGTGGACTGGCCCGAGTCCTTTGCAGCCTGTGAGCACTTGTTCCTAAAGCTGGTCGGGCGTTTTGCTCCCGAGAACACCTGTCACCTCAAGTGCCTCCAGATCATTTTGAGTCTCCGGGACCTTCAGAGTTTACCCCAGGGAGCATCCCACCCCATCCTCACCTCTTACCACTTCAAAACAGCCCTCATGCACCTGTTGCTGCAGCTGCCCCTCACAGACTGGCAGCATGGCATGCTCTCCCAGCGGCTCCAGGACATCCTCTGGTTCTTGGGCCAAGGCCTCCAGAGAAGGTCCCTCCATCATTTCCTCATTGGTAACACCTTCCTGCCCCTGACCATCCCGATCCCTAAGACATTTCGTAATGCTGAGCCCGTCAATCTCTTCCAACACCTGGTGCTAAACCCCATGGCACATTCACAGGCAGTGGAAGAGTTCCACAACCTTCTGACCCAGGTGAAAGCTCTGCCCTGTGCCCCGCTGGCTGGGGCACATTAA
- the ITPRIPL1 gene encoding inositol 1,4,5-trisphosphate receptor-interacting protein-like 1 isoform X1, with amino-acid sequence MFVLTPTMQRPPMAVISLLFLAVMYVVHHPLMVSDRMDLDTLARSRQLEKRMSEEMRQLELEFEERKRAAEEQQKAENFWRGDTSSDQLVPGKKDRGRPFQADGHEGPLGWMLGNLWNAGLFCFFLIFELLRQNMQHEPAFDSSSDDETEEVRVVPVTSYNWFTDFPPREALESFHKHQIQNVTRDLPCTCEFVESFVDDLIKACQVLSRREAHPQLEDCLGIGAAFEKWGTLHETQKFDILVPIVPPQGTMFALEMRDLALGRRCGRVRVESECVCKREKLLGDVLCLVHHHRDHSALLGKCNSSIKAAVCTGSYLDVCKTVQWFTNMVGNAWALVAHKYDFKLSLPPSTTSCKLRLDYRSGRFLSIRLVLGVQQEDSLVYLVSQAPDQEQLTSVDWPESFAACEHLFLKLVGRFAPENTCHLKCLQIILSLRDLQSLPQGASHPILTSYHFKTALMHLLLQLPLTDWQHGMLSQRLQDILWFLGQGLQRRSLHHFLIGNTFLPLTIPIPKTFRNAEPVNLFQHLVLNPMAHSQAVEEFHNLLTQVKALPCAPLAGAH; translated from the exons ATGTTCGTGCTAACGCCTACC ATGCAGAGGCCTCCAATGGCTGTGATAAGCCTTCTGTTCTTGGCAGTGATGTATGTCGTGCACCACCCTTTGATGGTCAGTGACCGGATGGACCTGGACACACTAGCCAGAAGTCGGCAGCTGGAGAAGCGGATGAGCGAGGAGATGCGCCAGTTAGAACTAGAGTTTGAAGAGAGGAAGCGAGCAGCTGAGGAGCAGCAGAAGGCAGAGAACTTCTGGAGAGGAGACACATCCAGTGACCAGTTAGTGCCGGGGAAGAAAGACAGGGGGCGGCCGTTCCAGGCGGATGGCCACGAGGGGCCGCTGGGCTGGATGCTGGGAAACCTGTGGAACGCTGGcctcttttgcttttttctcatctttgagCTCCTGCGACAGAACATGCAGCACGAGCCGGCCTTTGATTCCAGCAGCGATGATGAGACGGAGGAGGTCCGTGTCGTGCCTGTCACCTCCTACAACTGGTTTACCGACTTCCCCCCGAGGGAGGCCCTGGAATCCTTTCACAAACACCAGATCCAGAACGTCACCCGGGACCTGCCCTGCACCTGCGAGTTCGTGGAGAGCTTTGTGGACGACCTCATCAAGGCCTGTCAGGTGCTCAGCCGCCGGGAGGCTCACCCACAGTTGGAGGACTGCCTGGGCATCGGGGCTGCCTTCGAGAAATGGGGAACCCTCCACGAGACCCAGAAATTTGACATCCTGGTGCCCATTGTTCCCCCCCAGGGCACTATGTTTGCGCTGGAGATGAGGGATCTGGCCCTAGGCCGCCGCTGTGGCCGCGTGCGGGTCGAGTCGGAATGCGTGTGCAAGCGCGAGAAGCTTCTGGGGGACGTGTTGTGCCTGGTGCACCACCACAGGGACCACTCAGCCCTCCTGGGCAAGTGTAACAGCTCCATCAAGGCGGCTGTCTGCACCGGCTCCTACCTGGATGTGTGTAAGACCGTGCAGTGGTTCACGAACATGGTGGGCAACGCCTGGGCCCTCGTGGCCCACAAGTATGACTTCAAGCTCAGCCTGCCGCCGTCCACCACCTCCTGCAAGCTCAGGCTGGACTACCGCTCAGGCCGCTTTCTCTCAATCCGCCTGGTCCTGGGTGTGCAACAGGAAGACTCCTTGGTCTACCTGGTGAGTCAGGCCCCTGACCAGGAACAGCTCACCAGCGTGGACTGGCCCGAGTCCTTTGCAGCCTGTGAGCACTTGTTCCTAAAGCTGGTCGGGCGTTTTGCTCCCGAGAACACCTGTCACCTCAAGTGCCTCCAGATCATTTTGAGTCTCCGGGACCTTCAGAGTTTACCCCAGGGAGCATCCCACCCCATCCTCACCTCTTACCACTTCAAAACAGCCCTCATGCACCTGTTGCTGCAGCTGCCCCTCACAGACTGGCAGCATGGCATGCTCTCCCAGCGGCTCCAGGACATCCTCTGGTTCTTGGGCCAAGGCCTCCAGAGAAGGTCCCTCCATCATTTCCTCATTGGTAACACCTTCCTGCCCCTGACCATCCCGATCCCTAAGACATTTCGTAATGCTGAGCCCGTCAATCTCTTCCAACACCTGGTGCTAAACCCCATGGCACATTCACAGGCAGTGGAAGAGTTCCACAACCTTCTGACCCAGGTGAAAGCTCTGCCCTGTGCCCCGCTGGCTGGGGCACATTAA